A window from Anomalospiza imberbis isolate Cuckoo-Finch-1a 21T00152 chromosome 8, ASM3175350v1, whole genome shotgun sequence encodes these proteins:
- the FGFBP3 gene encoding fibroblast growth factor-binding protein 3 yields MRLLLALLVLAALGAAAGGADREAAEEARAGRFSTPEQHRCRWELRSAAGASELRLSCRAAGGGAAQSCAYRGEPRRCPAFGARSRQYWRQILSRLRRRRHPCAPGAPLSARLCGPGQAPPEAQLRLLPDPRPASPAPGPEPTEDPAQTYCAERWHSLCSFFVSFWEG; encoded by the coding sequence ATGAGGCTGCTCCTGGCGCTGCTGGTCCTGGCCGCCCTGGGGGCCGCCGCCGGCGGCGCGGACCGGGAGGCGGCGGAGGAGGCGCGGGCGGGGCGGTTCTCCACGCCGGAGCAGCACCGGTGCCGCTGGGAGCTGCGCTCGGCGGCGGGGGCCAGCGAGCTGCGGCTGAGCtgccgggcggcgggcggcggggcggcgcaGAGCTGCGCCTACCGCGGGGAgccgcggcgctgcccggccTTCGGCGCCCGCAGCCGCCAGTACTGGCGGCAGATCCTGTCccggctgcggcggcggcggcacccCTGCGCCCCGGGAGCGCCGCTCAGCGCCCGCCTCTGCGGCCCGGGCCAGGCGCCGCCCGAGGCGCAGCTGCGCCTGCTGCCCGACccccgcccggcctcgccggcCCCCGGCCCGGAGCCCACCGAGGACCCCGCGCAGACCTACTGCGCCGAGCGGTGGCACTCGCTCTGCAGCTTCTTCGTCAGCTTCTGGGAGGGCTGA